Proteins encoded by one window of Microcoleus sp. FACHB-68:
- a CDS encoding PAS domain S-box protein, producing MPVKNSLFDSSDSECAINRYPLIVSPQTSVGEVIALMNQTQSSCAMVVETSAEIPALLGIFTEQDVVRLATGEHLGKCRRSKITRVMNSSPIVISPAETEDILTVYNLLCEHQIRHLPVVDPQGRLVGLITQESLLHVLHKPGSDSCRNHCLISNLQTSESRLPPSRNQHSAGTLASEGARFRSLIENRLLDLVHCDTQSIVKARTQEEQAPQKSLPQEEEPAQLDQQLLKVELAEEVIFLQATLLDQVPSAVIATDNAGNIIYWNKFAEQLYQWSAAEAIGKSVLEILCLDTNKALAQEIIDSLLETGQWEGEFTVQRKDGTSFVAIVRDSVITNQMGAAIGIVGISVDITNRKQMEEALRQSEERFRRLVETMNEGLIICDANGLVTYVNEKFGAMLGYSPASLLGRHLLQFPHKNNQERLEEEIAKRQRGESSSYELELTRKDGQQLFALVSSTPILDTDGKFQGAFAVFTDITDRKRYEEQLKNYQIHLEELVQLRTDEKTKVISQLQKTNEQLKQEIASRQLLVSSLQSSQRFIQRINDTTPHIVYLYDLIEDRNIYINQQFTELLGYSTTAFDTAAAKFLIKKLHPNDRPAIKELQRQTMNAQDGDVVEGEYRLQHANGEWRWFRSRQVIFTRDSAGVPQQILGTCDDITERKQSEEALRKSEDRYRAFVAQSSEAISCFEFEPAISVAISEDEQIQQIFQNAHLAECNDVLAQIYGFNSASEISGIRISNLVPYINGHYIEQLRALIRSGYRLDKLESHEVDAWGTAKYFLTSAVGIIENGFLVRLWTTQLDITERKQMEQALQLTQQHLQHLLGSSPAVIYSADISSDWGTNFISENVTGLLGYQPYEFTEDAKFWRQRIHPDDVGTALAAIAVLFEQKHHTDEYRFLRKDGSYRWMRDERRLICDAGGNPLEVVGYWADITTQKAAEEEIYKALAQEKELSELRSRFITLTSHEFRTPLCTILSSADLLEFYLEQETSQKYLEHIHRIQLAAVHMTQMLNDILLIDKSDAGKLECNPAPLNLEAFCRQMVEQVQSSNGAASQYTITFKHDGCCADVWMDEKLLRHIFISLLSNAIKYSEPSQPILFELIFPNEELILNNQTGEAPAQQLLNSYGLPVNAPVVIFRIQDRGIGIPVEDQPRIFESFYRGSNLHNQPGTGLGLAIVKKSVEAHSGQLLLESEVGAGTTFTVILPLHSPTVAELEATPERMR from the coding sequence ATGCCTGTGAAAAACTCGCTTTTTGATTCATCAGACTCTGAGTGTGCAATTAACCGTTACCCTTTAATTGTTAGTCCCCAAACCTCAGTTGGGGAAGTGATTGCTCTGATGAACCAGACACAGAGCAGTTGCGCGATGGTGGTGGAAACATCGGCAGAGATACCCGCTTTGCTGGGGATTTTCACAGAGCAAGATGTGGTACGTCTGGCTACCGGCGAACATCTGGGAAAATGCCGGCGCAGCAAAATTACACGCGTGATGAATTCTTCGCCGATTGTCATTTCGCCGGCAGAAACTGAAGATATTTTAACTGTATATAACTTATTGTGCGAACATCAGATTCGTCACCTGCCGGTGGTCGATCCTCAAGGCCGGCTCGTCGGATTAATTACTCAAGAAAGCTTGTTGCACGTACTTCATAAACCCGGCAGCGACTCGTGTAGAAACCACTGTCTGATCAGCAACTTACAAACATCAGAAAGTCGCTTACCTCCCAGCCGTAATCAGCACAGTGCCGGCACATTAGCAAGCGAGGGCGCTCGATTCCGCTCTCTGATTGAAAATAGATTATTAGATCTCGTTCATTGCGACACTCAATCCATCGTCAAGGCGCGAACTCAGGAAGAACAAGCACCTCAAAAATCGCTGCCACAAGAAGAGGAGCCGGCACAACTCGATCAACAACTGCTGAAAGTCGAACTGGCAGAAGAAGTGATATTTCTTCAAGCCACCTTGCTTGATCAAGTACCCAGTGCAGTTATTGCTACCGATAATGCCGGCAACATTATCTATTGGAATAAATTTGCTGAACAACTTTATCAGTGGTCGGCAGCAGAAGCCATCGGTAAATCAGTTCTTGAAATCTTATGTCTGGATACAAACAAAGCACTAGCTCAAGAAATTATCGACTCCTTGCTTGAAACCGGCCAGTGGGAAGGAGAATTTACAGTGCAGCGCAAAGACGGAACCAGCTTTGTGGCAATAGTCAGAGATTCCGTCATTACAAACCAGATGGGCGCAGCGATTGGAATCGTTGGCATCTCAGTTGATATTACCAACCGCAAGCAGATGGAAGAAGCGCTTAGGCAAAGTGAAGAACGCTTTCGCCGGCTGGTTGAAACCATGAACGAAGGCTTGATCATCTGCGATGCCAATGGACTCGTTACCTACGTCAATGAGAAGTTTGGAGCCATGTTAGGATACTCCCCAGCATCGCTGCTAGGCCGGCATCTTCTCCAATTTCCCCATAAAAATAATCAGGAACGTTTGGAAGAAGAAATTGCTAAACGTCAGCGAGGCGAGAGCAGTTCTTATGAATTAGAATTGACTCGTAAAGATGGGCAACAGTTATTTGCTCTTGTCTCTTCAACACCGATTCTAGACACGGATGGCAAATTTCAAGGAGCTTTTGCCGTCTTTACAGATATCACAGATCGCAAGCGTTATGAAGAGCAATTAAAAAATTATCAAATTCATCTTGAAGAACTTGTTCAACTCCGCACAGATGAAAAAACTAAAGTAATCTCTCAATTGCAAAAGACCAACGAACAGCTCAAACAGGAAATTGCATCCCGTCAATTGCTTGTCTCATCCTTGCAATCTTCCCAGCGTTTTATCCAGCGAATTAACGACACCACACCCCATATTGTTTATCTCTACGATTTGATTGAAGATCGCAATATTTATATTAACCAGCAGTTCACAGAGCTGTTGGGCTATTCGACAACTGCCTTTGACACAGCGGCAGCAAAATTTTTGATAAAAAAATTGCATCCCAATGATCGCCCAGCCATCAAAGAGCTACAGCGGCAAACGATGAACGCTCAGGATGGAGATGTGGTTGAAGGCGAATACCGGCTACAGCACGCAAATGGCGAATGGCGCTGGTTTCGTAGCCGGCAGGTTATTTTTACCAGAGATAGTGCCGGCGTGCCCCAGCAGATTTTGGGTACTTGTGATGATATCACCGAACGCAAACAATCAGAAGAAGCACTGAGAAAAAGTGAAGACCGCTACCGTGCCTTTGTCGCTCAAAGTTCTGAGGCAATTTCCTGTTTTGAATTTGAGCCGGCTATCTCAGTTGCAATCAGCGAAGACGAGCAAATTCAGCAGATTTTTCAAAACGCTCACCTGGCGGAGTGTAATGATGTCCTGGCTCAAATATATGGCTTTAACTCAGCCTCCGAAATTTCAGGCATCCGAATCAGTAACCTTGTTCCGTATATAAACGGGCACTATATTGAACAACTGCGTGCCCTGATTCGTTCAGGCTACCGGCTCGACAAGCTAGAATCCCATGAGGTTGATGCTTGGGGAACTGCCAAATATTTCTTAACAAGCGCCGTCGGCATTATTGAAAATGGCTTTCTCGTGCGACTGTGGACAACACAACTCGACATCACCGAGCGCAAACAGATGGAGCAAGCACTGCAGCTCACTCAGCAGCACCTACAGCATTTGCTTGGTTCCAGTCCCGCAGTGATCTACAGTGCCGATATTTCCTCTGACTGGGGCACGAACTTTATCAGCGAAAATGTGACGGGACTGCTGGGTTATCAACCTTATGAGTTCACAGAAGATGCGAAGTTTTGGCGGCAGCGCATTCATCCAGACGACGTGGGAACAGCCTTGGCTGCGATAGCGGTGCTGTTTGAGCAAAAACATCACACGGATGAATACCGCTTTTTGCGTAAAGATGGTTCTTACCGCTGGATGCGCGATGAAAGGCGGCTGATTTGTGATGCCGGTGGTAATCCTTTAGAAGTTGTTGGTTACTGGGCGGATATCACAACGCAAAAGGCGGCAGAGGAAGAAATTTATAAAGCCTTGGCGCAAGAAAAAGAACTTTCTGAGCTGAGATCCCGGTTTATCACCCTCACATCCCATGAGTTCCGCACGCCTTTGTGCACGATCCTTTCATCTGCAGATCTGCTGGAGTTTTACCTGGAACAAGAGACTTCGCAAAAATACTTAGAACATATCCACCGGATTCAACTTGCTGCTGTACACATGACGCAGATGTTAAACGACATTCTGCTGATTGATAAATCTGATGCCGGCAAGTTGGAGTGTAATCCTGCGCCGCTGAATCTAGAAGCGTTTTGCCGGCAGATGGTTGAACAGGTGCAAAGCAGCAATGGTGCAGCCTCTCAGTACACGATCACGTTTAAACATGACGGTTGCTGTGCGGATGTTTGGATGGATGAAAAGTTATTACGTCACATTTTTATTAGCTTGCTTTCTAATGCCATTAAATATTCAGAACCCTCACAGCCCATCCTTTTTGAACTAATTTTTCCGAATGAAGAATTAATATTAAACAATCAAACAGGGGAAGCGCCGGCTCAACAACTGCTCAATTCTTATGGGTTGCCGGTGAATGCTCCTGTCGTTATCTTTCGCATTCAAGACAGGGGGATTGGGATTCCTGTTGAAGATCAGCCGCGAATTTTTGAGTCGTTTTATCGAGGCAGCAATTTGCACAACCAACCGGGCACAGGTTTGGGGTTGGCAATTGTTAAAAAATCTGTTGAGGCTCACAGCGGCCAGCTTCTGCTGGAAAGCGAAGTGGGTGCCGGCACAACGTTTACTGTGATCCTGCCACTACACAGCCCAACAGTCGCGGAACTGGAGGCAACCCCTGAGCGCATGAGGTAA
- a CDS encoding PAS domain S-box protein gives MLSPNLDRGVAQTGSWQNHQQQPAPPASDNLATNPPENNPLALTLCHVIEQHQKRGEVEKLKRELQASEARFHNLILNNADGMVIIDRTGSVCFANRAAQALFNRTSAELVGEQFFNRLVAVPKNSEIATEILTPPAASSATEVQMVQTQLVEIRCKGETPPHKVCMAQLRIVETEWEGQIAHLATLRDTTEHQETQQALQQSNSLLKAQQEASPDGILVVGENSKVISHNTRFRQMWEIPEGTLAAGEDQLLYNWVFESLREPEEFIAKLEYLDAHPEQTSHDEIYLKDGRIFERDSTPAFLPDGKFAGRIWYFRDISKGNRAEVETLRQSEELFRTLFEKAAVGIAIADLKDGRILNSNCALQQMLSYSALELHSKTFQDFTHPDDLAADLTLHREMIAGKREHFQLEKRYISKNGQVIWSRLSASIAHDHQGKPQFSIGVIENITEHKQALEALQHSEARFQKLATNLPGAIYQFLLRTDGSVAFPYISAGCVELCGLTPEQIQQNALVLIACIHPDDRQQFEESVALSAQTLQPWQWEGRFVFGDSYKWIQAASRPERTPTGDIIWDGLLIDVTERKQAEETLLRVTQAVESSSDAISITDATGTPIYHNRAFLNLFEYTVEEMITADGPSAICTNPAEAESMISALQAGLCWSGELTAQSRTGKTMQIFLRANAIINKAGEMVGVVGIHTDITERKRSELALRQSEAQLRQQTQQLERTLQELKQTQSQLIQTEKMSGLGQMVAGIAHELNNPVSFIYGNVAYANDYIHDLLGLVSRYLQRDQARQSEAAEDEIAQYAQEINLEFLLEDLPKLLSSLKVGAERIRDLVLSLRNFSRLDEAQMKPVNIHEGIDSTLLILQNRLRAKGSLPKIEIVKEYGELPLVDCHAGQLNQVFMNILTNAIDALEEDAKPENSPSGFTANTSPPATIRIHTSLSQTQKPHSKDSVRSTSIVIRIADNGAGIPLELQGKLFDPFFTTKPVGKGIGLGLSIAYQIIVEKHGGVLNCFSQPGEGTEFVIEIPIHQNIPPASPSI, from the coding sequence ATGTTAAGTCCTAACCTTGACAGGGGCGTAGCTCAAACCGGCAGCTGGCAAAATCATCAACAACAACCGGCACCCCCAGCCTCAGACAATCTAGCGACGAATCCCCCAGAAAACAACCCCTTAGCGCTAACGCTGTGTCATGTCATAGAGCAGCATCAGAAGCGAGGAGAAGTGGAAAAGCTCAAGCGGGAATTGCAAGCCAGTGAAGCGCGTTTCCACAATCTTATCCTCAACAACGCGGATGGCATGGTGATTATAGACCGTACGGGAAGCGTCTGCTTTGCCAACCGGGCCGCACAAGCGCTGTTTAACCGCACAAGCGCCGAACTCGTGGGAGAACAATTTTTTAACCGGCTGGTTGCTGTCCCTAAAAACAGTGAGATCGCAACAGAAATTCTCACCCCCCCAGCGGCAAGCAGCGCAACGGAAGTCCAGATGGTGCAAACCCAATTGGTAGAAATTCGCTGCAAGGGAGAAACACCCCCGCACAAAGTTTGTATGGCTCAACTGCGTATTGTGGAAACCGAGTGGGAGGGGCAAATCGCCCACCTGGCAACCCTGCGGGACACCACAGAACACCAGGAAACACAACAAGCACTCCAACAAAGCAACTCATTGCTGAAAGCCCAACAAGAGGCATCACCCGACGGAATTTTAGTGGTTGGGGAAAATAGCAAAGTGATCTCCCATAACACCCGCTTTCGCCAGATGTGGGAGATTCCAGAAGGCACACTCGCTGCCGGTGAAGACCAACTTCTGTATAACTGGGTATTTGAGAGCTTGCGAGAACCCGAAGAATTTATCGCCAAACTAGAGTATCTCGACGCGCATCCAGAGCAAACCAGCCACGATGAAATTTACCTGAAAGATGGGCGCATTTTCGAGCGCGACTCCACACCGGCATTCCTTCCAGATGGCAAATTTGCCGGCAGAATTTGGTATTTCCGCGACATCAGCAAGGGCAACCGGGCGGAAGTTGAAACCTTGCGGCAAAGTGAAGAACTGTTCCGCACCCTTTTTGAAAAAGCAGCCGTTGGTATCGCAATTGCCGATCTCAAAGATGGACGGATTCTCAACAGCAATTGTGCATTGCAACAGATGTTGAGTTACAGTGCCTTAGAATTGCACAGCAAGACGTTCCAAGACTTTACCCATCCAGACGATCTCGCTGCCGATCTTACACTTCACCGCGAAATGATTGCCGGCAAGCGAGAGCACTTTCAACTAGAAAAGCGCTACATCAGCAAAAATGGCCAAGTAATTTGGAGCCGGCTGAGTGCTTCAATTGCTCACGATCATCAAGGCAAACCTCAGTTTTCTATTGGCGTGATTGAAAACATCACGGAACACAAACAAGCACTAGAAGCCTTGCAACACAGCGAGGCAAGGTTCCAAAAACTTGCAACCAATCTTCCGGGGGCAATTTACCAATTCCTGTTGCGAACCGACGGATCTGTGGCGTTTCCCTACATCAGTGCTGGTTGTGTCGAATTGTGCGGATTAACCCCCGAACAAATCCAGCAAAATGCGCTTGTGCTGATCGCCTGCATACATCCCGACGACCGGCAGCAGTTTGAAGAATCCGTCGCGCTTAGCGCCCAAACCCTACAGCCTTGGCAGTGGGAAGGCCGGTTTGTCTTCGGAGATTCATACAAATGGATTCAAGCGGCATCGCGTCCGGAACGAACCCCCACAGGCGATATTATCTGGGATGGTTTGTTAATCGACGTTACAGAACGGAAGCAGGCAGAGGAAACGCTGTTGCGCGTCACACAAGCCGTGGAAAGTTCAAGTGATGCCATCTCCATTACCGATGCCACCGGCACACCCATCTATCACAATCGAGCATTTCTAAATCTGTTTGAATACACAGTGGAAGAAATGATCACTGCCGACGGGCCATCCGCAATTTGCACCAACCCCGCTGAGGCAGAGTCGATGATTTCAGCACTGCAAGCCGGTCTTTGCTGGAGTGGGGAATTGACAGCTCAAAGCCGCACCGGCAAGACGATGCAAATTTTCTTACGTGCTAATGCCATTATCAACAAAGCCGGCGAAATGGTGGGAGTGGTGGGCATTCATACCGACATCACGGAACGCAAGCGCTCAGAACTCGCCTTGCGCCAGTCAGAAGCTCAGTTAAGACAGCAAACTCAACAGCTTGAGCGCACGCTCCAAGAGCTAAAACAAACGCAATCCCAGCTTATCCAAACGGAAAAAATGTCTGGTCTCGGACAAATGGTGGCCGGCATTGCCCACGAACTGAATAACCCCGTTAGCTTTATCTACGGGAATGTTGCCTATGCCAATGACTATATTCACGACTTGTTGGGGTTAGTCTCTCGCTACCTGCAGCGCGACCAAGCCAGACAGAGTGAGGCAGCGGAAGATGAGATTGCCCAATACGCCCAAGAAATCAATCTTGAATTTCTGCTAGAAGATTTACCTAAATTGCTGTCCTCTTTAAAAGTCGGTGCTGAACGCATCCGGGATCTGGTTCTGAGCTTGCGTAACTTCAGCCGTTTAGATGAAGCGCAAATGAAGCCAGTGAATATTCATGAGGGAATTGATAGCACGCTGTTAATTTTGCAAAACCGGCTCAGAGCAAAGGGAAGCCTACCCAAAATTGAGATAGTGAAAGAATACGGTGAACTGCCGCTCGTAGACTGTCATGCCGGCCAGTTAAATCAAGTCTTTATGAACATCCTCACCAATGCCATTGACGCCTTGGAAGAGGACGCAAAACCGGAAAATTCCCCTTCCGGCTTCACGGCAAACACTTCCCCACCTGCCACGATTCGCATTCACACCTCGCTCTCACAAACTCAAAAACCTCACAGCAAGGACTCAGTCCGCAGCACGTCTATCGTGATTCGCATTGCTGATAATGGTGCCGGTATCCCCTTGGAACTCCAAGGCAAACTCTTCGATCCCTTCTTTACAACCAAGCCGGTCGGGAAAGGCATCGGTTTAGGACTTTCCATCGCCTACCAAATTATTGTTGAGAAGCATGGCGGCGTTTTAAACTGTTTTTCACAGCCTGGTGAGGGAACAGAGTTTGTCATTGAAATTCCCATTCATCAGAATATCCCACCGGCAAGCCCGTCAATTTAA
- a CDS encoding ATP-binding protein — MSTARHVIALLKSYLENEEQQFFSVALQMAAHEARQGHTKVAQEIQSLIDKAKERKSVIEHKASPTPLVQPKGELVNLVSVCYSETRFIDMVLPISLKKRLERIIIEQAKQHRLAEYNLKPRRKILLVGPPGSGKSMTAAALAGELKLPLFTVAYTGLITKYMGDTANQLKLIFDAMTVTRGVYFFDEFDVIGSQRAAVNDVGEIRRVLNSCLQFLENDDSQSLIIAATNHPDLLDKALFRRFDDVIEYELPNQEVVRKLLLARLSLFNIEWQNWQHIIEAADGLSQAELVRAADEAAKVAVISDRDSISEENIVSAILERKSMTFK; from the coding sequence ATGTCTACAGCACGTCATGTTATTGCACTCTTAAAGAGTTACCTCGAAAATGAGGAGCAACAATTTTTTTCTGTGGCTCTACAGATGGCTGCACATGAAGCACGGCAGGGACACACCAAAGTTGCACAAGAAATCCAAAGTCTTATTGATAAAGCAAAAGAGCGTAAATCTGTGATTGAACATAAAGCTTCACCCACGCCGCTCGTCCAGCCCAAGGGAGAATTAGTAAACCTTGTGTCAGTTTGCTATTCAGAAACCAGATTTATTGACATGGTTCTTCCTATCTCGTTAAAAAAAAGATTAGAACGTATTATTATAGAACAAGCTAAGCAGCATCGTTTAGCTGAGTATAATCTCAAGCCTCGTCGTAAAATACTTTTAGTTGGGCCACCAGGATCGGGGAAGTCGATGACCGCCGCTGCTCTGGCTGGAGAACTGAAACTCCCTCTTTTTACTGTTGCTTACACTGGGTTAATTACGAAATATATGGGTGATACGGCTAATCAACTAAAACTGATATTTGATGCAATGACGGTAACACGAGGTGTTTATTTTTTTGACGAGTTTGATGTCATTGGTTCGCAACGAGCTGCGGTTAATGATGTTGGAGAGATTCGTCGAGTTTTAAATTCCTGCTTGCAGTTTTTGGAGAATGATGATAGCCAAAGTCTAATCATTGCGGCAACTAATCATCCTGATCTATTAGACAAAGCTCTTTTTCGACGTTTTGATGATGTTATTGAATACGAGTTGCCAAATCAAGAAGTTGTTCGTAAGTTGCTATTAGCCCGTTTATCACTCTTTAATATTGAATGGCAAAATTGGCAACATATTATCGAGGCTGCTGATGGACTAAGCCAAGCAGAGTTAGTTCGAGCGGCAGATGAAGCTGCTAAAGTAGCCGTGATTTCTGATCGGGATTCAATATCTGAAGAAAATATAGTTTCTGCGATTCTTGAACGAAAAAGCATGACTTTTAAGTAA
- a CDS encoding S8 family peptidase translates to MPDYKRNLPNFYLVIKGDSQNYSSPTRGGSQKSVPLRNRIEHAETLLKAFEKVFEDYQQQKSLREPEIAFGESGFYLEFQLQKSEIEAVEKLEDKRKKIELLTVRSSENNDETILATVFVPDKAAGFFTSKIEAYRDEETDNGNPKNEPLITSLEDISLGTVRGLFTDNLTLFPSESQEVWWEVWLRHGCRESFHQIAELFDIRITENSIIFPEREVVLTLASVTDLSRIIKNKGLIAELRLAKDSPSMFFEMDMQEQVSWVEELANRIIVASNTNLAVCLLDGGVTREHPLIKPALASEDLLTCDPNWGVEDTQRGHGTHMAGIALYGNLYNALATSSKVYLTHRLESVKILPAQGENDPKLYGAITKEAVSRAVVRNPNRQRVICMPVTSELHNDTGHNNTTGIPSSWSAAVDQTCFEFQQLMVIPVGNIRGDIMLSEYPDRNDLNPAENPSQAWNALVVGAYTNKVNIVDPRYAKWQTIAPAGDLSPRSRTSLLWTDKWPIRPDVTFEGGNLATDDTDSPGMDIDDLRLLTTYYQPNVRQFNLFGDTSAATALCSYMAAGIWAKHPEYWPETVRALIVHSAEWTPAMLNNLPRNPSQSKKVAILLRRYGYGVPNLERAILSSKNDLTMICEDQLQPFHKDDGQVKTKEMNLHILPWPTQELEKLREAKVEMRITLSYFIEPNPGERGWQNKHSYASYGLRLAVKRSTETLAAFRQRINKEARETQENVTSTVTGDSGWFLGPKTWTRGSIHSDIWQGTAADLAQKDSIGIYPVSGWWRYNSRWEGWNKTARYALIVSIRVVDEVEVDIYTPISNKIKQTVPINMI, encoded by the coding sequence ATGCCTGACTACAAAAGAAATCTCCCTAATTTTTACCTTGTTATAAAAGGTGATAGCCAAAATTACTCATCTCCTACGAGAGGAGGAAGTCAAAAATCCGTCCCCCTGCGTAATCGTATAGAACACGCTGAAACTTTGCTAAAAGCTTTTGAGAAAGTTTTTGAAGATTATCAGCAACAAAAATCATTGCGCGAGCCAGAAATTGCATTTGGAGAATCTGGGTTTTATTTAGAGTTCCAGCTACAAAAAAGTGAAATAGAAGCAGTTGAAAAATTAGAAGATAAGCGTAAGAAAATTGAGTTACTTACTGTCCGCTCATCTGAGAATAATGACGAAACCATATTGGCTACTGTATTTGTACCAGACAAAGCAGCGGGGTTTTTTACTTCAAAAATCGAAGCTTATCGGGATGAAGAAACTGATAATGGCAATCCCAAAAATGAGCCTTTAATCACAAGCTTGGAGGATATTAGCTTAGGTACAGTGCGTGGGCTATTCACAGATAATCTTACATTATTTCCCTCGGAATCCCAGGAAGTGTGGTGGGAAGTGTGGTTACGTCATGGTTGCCGTGAATCTTTCCACCAAATAGCAGAACTGTTTGATATTAGAATAACAGAAAACTCAATTATTTTTCCTGAGAGAGAAGTAGTTTTGACATTAGCATCTGTAACAGATTTATCACGAATTATTAAGAATAAGGGTTTGATAGCAGAACTTCGCCTTGCTAAAGATTCACCCTCTATGTTCTTTGAGATGGATATGCAAGAACAGGTTAGTTGGGTGGAAGAACTTGCGAATCGCATTATAGTAGCATCTAATACTAATTTAGCTGTTTGTTTATTAGATGGTGGTGTTACACGGGAGCATCCTCTAATTAAGCCAGCTCTTGCTTCTGAAGATTTGTTGACTTGCGATCCAAACTGGGGAGTCGAAGACACTCAGCGCGGTCATGGTACTCACATGGCTGGTATAGCCCTGTATGGCAACCTTTACAATGCACTAGCAACATCAAGCAAAGTATATCTTACCCATCGGTTGGAATCCGTCAAAATACTTCCAGCCCAAGGAGAAAACGACCCTAAGCTTTATGGAGCAATTACGAAGGAAGCTGTTTCTCGTGCAGTAGTTCGTAACCCCAATCGCCAGCGGGTTATTTGTATGCCTGTCACGAGTGAACTCCACAATGATACAGGCCACAATAATACTACAGGAATTCCTTCTTCTTGGTCAGCAGCAGTAGATCAAACCTGCTTTGAATTTCAACAATTAATGGTTATTCCGGTTGGCAATATCCGAGGGGATATCATGCTTAGTGAGTATCCTGATCGAAATGATTTGAACCCAGCAGAAAATCCCTCGCAAGCGTGGAATGCACTTGTTGTGGGTGCTTATACCAATAAAGTCAATATAGTTGATCCAAGGTATGCTAAATGGCAAACTATTGCCCCTGCTGGCGACCTTTCACCTCGAAGTAGAACTTCTCTTTTATGGACTGATAAGTGGCCTATCCGACCAGATGTGACTTTTGAGGGGGGCAACCTAGCAACTGATGATACTGATTCACCTGGCATGGATATTGATGACTTACGACTGCTGACAACTTATTATCAACCAAATGTAAGGCAATTTAACCTTTTTGGAGATACTAGCGCGGCAACAGCTTTGTGTAGCTATATGGCAGCAGGCATTTGGGCTAAACACCCCGAATACTGGCCAGAAACAGTTCGTGCATTAATAGTCCACTCCGCAGAATGGACTCCTGCAATGCTTAATAATTTACCTAGAAACCCTTCGCAAAGTAAAAAAGTAGCTATATTATTGCGTCGATACGGTTATGGTGTTCCCAATCTGGAGAGGGCAATTTTAAGTAGCAAAAATGATTTGACAATGATTTGTGAAGATCAGTTGCAGCCTTTTCACAAAGATGATGGTCAGGTAAAAACAAAAGAAATGAACCTTCACATACTCCCCTGGCCAACACAAGAGCTAGAAAAGTTGCGTGAAGCAAAAGTAGAAATGCGGATAACACTTTCATATTTTATTGAACCAAACCCTGGAGAACGAGGATGGCAAAATAAACATTCTTACGCCTCTTATGGTTTGAGGCTTGCTGTTAAGCGTTCTACAGAGACTTTGGCTGCTTTTAGACAACGGATTAATAAGGAAGCGAGAGAAACTCAAGAAAACGTAACATCTACTGTAACTGGTGACAGTGGGTGGTTTCTAGGCCCAAAAACATGGACTCGCGGCTCAATTCATTCTGATATTTGGCAGGGTACGGCGGCTGATTTGGCTCAGAAAGATTCTATTGGTATATATCCTGTTAGTGGTTGGTGGAGATATAATTCCAGGTGGGAAGGATGGAATAAAACTGCGAGATATGCTCTAATTGTTTCGATTCGAGTTGTAGATGAAGTAGAAGTTGATATTTATACCCCTATTTCCAATAAAATTAAGCAGACTGTGCCGATTAATATGATATAA
- a CDS encoding class I SAM-dependent methyltransferase: MKPFAKLLVACVSLGGLILAGCNQQRQFDPQATKTPSEVQTTTTTTTTQTPATTTTPATQTQAQTRTPDVPFVPTPQNVVDEMLQLGQVKGDDVLYDLGSGDGRIVITAAQKFGTRGTGFDINPKLVQQSKENAKTAGVSDRVQFVEKDLFTTDLSKATVVTLYLLPDVNLRLRPKLLSELKPGTRIVSHNYDMGEWKPERVVQVESPTGQHTLYTWVVPETVPENLR, translated from the coding sequence ATGAAACCCTTCGCAAAATTGCTCGTTGCCTGTGTGAGTCTGGGAGGCTTAATTCTGGCAGGATGCAACCAGCAACGCCAGTTCGATCCGCAAGCAACAAAAACCCCGTCTGAAGTTCAAACAACAACCACAACCACAACAACGCAAACACCGGCAACGACAACGACACCGGCAACGCAAACTCAAGCTCAAACTCGCACCCCTGATGTGCCTTTTGTGCCAACCCCCCAGAATGTAGTAGACGAAATGCTGCAACTCGGTCAGGTCAAAGGGGATGATGTGCTTTACGATCTCGGCAGTGGCGATGGGCGCATCGTGATTACCGCCGCACAAAAATTCGGCACTCGCGGCACCGGCTTTGATATTAACCCCAAACTGGTGCAGCAAAGTAAAGAAAACGCCAAGACAGCCGGTGTCAGTGATCGGGTGCAATTTGTAGAAAAGGATCTATTTACCACCGATCTCAGCAAGGCAACCGTCGTCACCCTCTACCTGCTTCCGGATGTCAATTTAAGGCTGCGCCCCAAATTACTCTCGGAACTCAAACCAGGAACTCGCATCGTCTCACACAACTATGATATGGGTGAGTGGAAACCGGAGCGTGTGGTACAGGTAGAAAGTCCCACAGGGCAACACACCCTTTACACCTGGGTTGTACCGGAAACTGTACCGGAAAACTTGCGATAA
- a CDS encoding amino acid permease, with product MRRAFGEAGAWFISLLIAISTLGAINATIFTGARTNYALGRDFPLFGFLGRWQDRRNTPSHALLL from the coding sequence ATGCGCCGCGCTTTTGGCGAAGCGGGTGCCTGGTTTATCAGCTTACTGATCGCGATTTCCACTTTAGGCGCAATCAATGCCACAATTTTCACCGGCGCACGTACCAACTACGCTTTAGGGCGAGACTTTCCCTTGTTTGGCTTCCTCGGACGCTGGCAGGATCGCCGTAACACCCCGTCTCACGCTTTGCTGCTATAA